The genomic interval GGAGAATCCTTTTAGCAAAGCTAAAAgacaaaattttaaaatatattaaataaaaaaaaaaatactgaaaattaatacaaagtcattttattaaaatatataataaataaatacattaatataaatacaacacTCAACACTTATGTGAAAAAAACTCAATATTGAAGAAgctgttttaaacattaatacaAACAGCAGGACAATGCAAAATGTACAGGTTAAAATGTAAGATGTCGACATATCATACATATTTTCATTCTCAAATCCACAGATGACCTTGACATTCATGGGGCTTTGCTGCAAAACataaaggtatttatttattaacatggtTATTTTCTTGACAAATATGATGAGACCCGATACTTTTTATAACTTTGGATATCTTAAAGGTGAGAATTTACTGACACTTACTTGGCAATGATCTTCTCAATGACCTTCTTAACCCAGGGTGCAGTAGGGTCCAGACAGATCTCTTTCCCAGTTATCTTCAGGGTTGCACTGTGTTAAACATAAGGAGAAAACCCAGTAAGAACCCTATTTGTTATGTCACTGCATTAATCTGGATCATTATGAATTAATTCTGAATTTGTAAACTGTAAGTGTTATAGCATTATTAGTGTGAAACTCACATGATCTCTGTGTCTTTACAGTGTGAGTTTGGAGGGAAGAGCTCCACACTCTCTATGTGTTTTCCAATGCGTCGACTCTCAGTTTCAATGCAGCGACAGCGTGGATCTACACCCAGACCGCTAAGACTCATTCctgaaagcaaaataataatttttgatcACATATGCATAACTTAAAAAGTGTATTTGTACTAACTATGGAAAATGATTACCAAGAAATACAAATATTGCAATTCACTTACCTTCACCAATGGTCAGGAATCCAAGGAAAATGATAAGACTGACTAAACAGATTTTGCAGTTCATTCTGGCCAAGTGAAACTTTACAAATGGAAAAGAACAGTAACTCTAGAGTCTGGTTGCTCGACACTTGAGGCATTCAGTTCTGGTGGATACTGTCCACATTCTTGAACTTGCAGCTTTTAAAGCTCCGTCCTGGATATGAGTCAGAGAGTTGCGCAATATCGCAGGCTGGGAAAATTTTTGCTGACGTCAGGAGTATGTGATCCTCATCGTGTCATTTATATGATTAAGAAAGTGTAAGTGAGCTTCAGAATATGTAGAAATTATTCACTTTGACATGTCGGCATATTCACATTTCATGAAAAAAGTAACATATGGTCAAACTTACAAATCAAG from Carassius auratus strain Wakin chromosome 26, ASM336829v1, whole genome shotgun sequence carries:
- the cxcl8a gene encoding interleukin-8, which encodes MNCKICLVSLIIFLGFLTIGEGMSLSGLGVDPRCRCIETESRRIGKHIESVELFPPNSHCKDTEIIATLKITGKEICLDPTAPWVKKVIEKIIANKAP